ATACAGTTGAAAAACACTGGCGGTTTTCATTCATTGCTTATGATAGTTTTTTTGAAGACGGTCAAGTTCAAACAAAAGAAACCAACCCAAAACGCTACACCTATGTGTTTGGCGATAAAGAGGAAACGTATCGCACGGCCATAGATCGTTTTCAAGAACTAGACAGTAAATTTCAAATAAAGGTAAAAGATATTCAAGAAGCTTTTGCTGTAGAGGCAATGTCTAAAGAGTTCTTTGATGAGTATAGGGAAACCCACTATGCGAAATTTGTGAAATATCTTCTTAGTGAAGAGTTTCAAAAAAAAGGGAGTAAGTATGAGTTAATTAAAGTACAAAACCCTTCACCGTTTTTAGCTTCGGTTTTTGATGGCAATAAAAAGGATGCTCGTGACTTTTGTAAAAAGTTATTAGGGCAAATAGTGTTCTTATACTTCATTCAGAAAAAGGGATGGTTAGGTGCTACAAACATCAATTATAAAGAAGGTAATGGAGATAAAAACTTCATTCAAAATTTTTATAAACAAGCTGGTGAAAATGATAACTTTTATCCGCTTTGGCTATCTAAACTATTCTACGATACTTTAAACCAAAAAAGGAATAATGATAATTTTACTATGCCTGATGGTTCAATCGTTAAAATACCTTATTTAAATGGGGGGCTGTTTGAAAAGGAATCTGAAAAATTTGACCATTTGGTGTTTCCAAGTGAGTTGTTTACAGATTTATTCGAATTTTTTAACCGTTTTAATTTCACTATATACGAAAACAGTCCCGAAGAACATACCGTCGCGGTTGACCCTGAAATGCTCGACCATATTTTTGAAAATCTACTTGAAGACAATAAAGACAAAGGAGCTTTCTATACCCCAAAGGAAATTGTGCAGTATATGACACAAGAATCCTTAATTGAGTATTTAGTAACTCATTTAGGTGACGGAACCAAGCAAGGAGTTAGTCAATTTGTAAAACAAAAGGATAAAGAAGCTTTAACAAATGTACAACTTAACGAAATCAATAATCTTCTAGACAAGGTAAAAATATGTGACCCTGCTATTGGTTCCGGTGCATTCCCTATGGGCTTGCTACAAGAAATATTTGCCCTAAAAGAACGCATAGCTTTCGATTTAGGTTTTAAAGTTTGGAGTCCCGCAACTGTAAAAGAAAACATTATACAAAACTCTATTTATGGTGTAGATATAGAAAAAGGAGCGGTAGATATTGCACAACTGCGTTTTTGGTTGAGTTTAATTGTTGATGAAGAAGAGCCCAAACCATTACCTAATTTAGCCTATAAAATTGTGGTTGGAAATTCATTAGTAGGCAAATTTGAGGACGAAATTATTGAAATAGACTGGAGTACAGACGACACTAAAGAAGGCTTGTTTGCCCAAGAATTGATTAACGAAAAAACAGAACTGTTAAATAAAATTTCAGAAAAACAAAAAGATTTTTTTACAGCAGATGCCAATGAAAAATCGACTTTAAAAAAAGAAATTAGGGACTTAAAATTAGATATTCTTTCAAAGCAACTGGCATTGATGATTGAAACCAAAGGATATCAAAAGCAAGCAGGCAAAAAATTAACCAAAAAAGAAACCGAAAAATGGTTGGAGACTGAAGGTTGGAAACGCACCCAACAAAAAATTAAAGAATTAAAGCAAAACAATAAACCATTTAACCATTTTGATTGGCGATTGGACTTCCCTGAAATCCTAAATCCAATGTTACAAAAAAACGGTGGTTTAAATTCGGCTATGGGGTTTGATATTGTGATAGGCAATCCGCCTTACGTTAAGGAATTCATTTTCAGAAATAAAATACGGTAACTATGAAGCGTATTACAAAACAAGGTATGGAGGTATGAAATACATGGATATTTTGAAGTTATTGTGGATAAAAGGAGTATATCCTATTATTATTTTAGGGAATGCCAAAAAAGATAGCACTAACACTAGTTTTGTCGAATATTATCTAAACCATTTTTCTGATTTAAAATACGGCGTTTTTAAAAAAGTGAAACAAATGCCAAATTATAAATCATTAGTTGATTCTGGTGTGAAAATCAGCTCTGGAGCTACTGGTTTTCAAGCTCAACAGCTCAAAAAAAATGTAATAGAAGAAAGGTTATTGGGCTCTATTCCCTTTACCGTTAGTGGAAATGTTGATAGGTATAAGTTTAATAATGAAGATGTTCAATTTATGAAAAGGCGTTATTCAGAAGCTTATGTTACAAAAACACCTGATCTGGCTGAATCAAAATGGTCTTTTTGGAATAAACCTAAAATTGTAATAGCTGGAATGACAAAAGTGGTAGAAGCAGTCTATACAACTAAACCTTTAGGACTTGGAGTTGGTGTTTATGGTATTTATGATTTCGGAGAATTTGAACCTTATGCTTTAACAGCTATTCTTAACAGTAGATATTTGTCTTATTATTTTAGAAATAAATTTAAAGACAAACATTTGGCAGGAGGCTATCTTGCAATAAATAAATCAACTATAGAATCATTTCCAATTGTTGAGGTAAATTTTGATAAGCAATCAATATTAACTAAACTATCAAGATATCTACATTGGATTATAGGTGTAGAAAAACAAAAATCTTATGGTAAGAATAAAGTATCTGAAATAGAAAGACTTATTGAAGGAATTATAGATGCGATTATATATGAATTATACTTACCAGAGCTTTCACAAAAACATAATTGTACCATAATAGAGCATTTAGGCGAGTTGCCAAAGTTTACCGAATCTATGTCAAATACGCAAAAAGAAGAAATTATAACAACTGTTTTTTACCGATTGAACAACAAACATCATCAATTGTATAAAAGCCTAAATAAACTTAAAGAAATTGACGAAATTGCGATTATTGAAGGTCTTAAAGATTAAATTGCAATGCTTTCATACTCCTGTTGTGATAACGGAAATTTATCATCAATGATTTTTACATTATCGTAGGTTAAGTTATAAAGTCGGTATATTATATTGTCTATCTCCTGCTCTAAATGCAGGGTATCTTCGTTTTTAGATTTTTTGTCTAAAATTTCTGCAACCATATTTGATAGTAAGTTTACTGTTTTTTCAGGTGTATTAATAATTGGAATATTTACCAAAGGTTCTTTATCAATTTGATAGTTGTTTCCCTGCATTTTCCCTTTGTAGCGTAACCAAAAAGCAATGAGCTTTGAATTTAAAAGTGCGGTTAAATATTTTAGATTAAATGTATGGGGTTTGATAGAGTAAAAAGTCTGTGTTACATAACAATCGAAATCAGTATAAGTAAAACAAGGTTGATGATTTTTTCTTAATGATATTATTTTTTCGCCTTTAAAAAACTCTTCATTTCTTGCCCGATGTAAGCCATAAGGTTTGTTATCTGATGTTATAATATCCGAATACTTATCTAAATGGTGTTTAATATTAGGGTATGAATCAATGTTGTTTTTTATATCAGATTTTGTATAAATAATCCACTCTTTGTTTTTATTATGTATCCCACCGACTAACTACATATTTGACACATAATAATTTGAGCATAGATTTGATGTCTTAAAAAACATCAACTATGTTAACATTACATGACACACTCAAATTTGAGTTATACTTAGAACCAACCGACATGCGAAAGAGTTTTGACAGCCTATCAGGTATTGTAAAAACAGAACTTAAAGCAAACCCAACTAGTGGAACAGCTTATTTGTTTGTCAACAAGCTACGCAATAAGATAAAGATTTTGCAATGGCGTACTGGTGGCTTTATATTGTATTACAAACGACTTGAAAAAGGAACTTTTACACTTCCTGATTATGAAAAATCTGTGCGAAGTATCATTTTAGATTATGCTCAATTAGTCTTACTTTTTGATGGCATAACCATAGGAAATTTAACACAAAAAGAACAACAAAAAGCTGTATAAAGCTTTGTCATTACTGATATTTTACGTATTTTTATATCGTGATGACGTATCAAGAATTACTCAAAAAAAACGAAGAAAACAGCATTTTTATAAAAAATCTAAAAGCAAAAAATGCATCACTACAAGCTCAATTAGATCAGCTTGTAAAACTCATTAACGGCTTCAAGTCTGAACGCTTTGTTTCTAATGAAGTATCTAATGAGCAATTCAATCTGTTTTCAGATACCAACCAAGAGATAGAAGCGTCAGAAGAAGAACCATCGCAGACTATAACTTACAATCGTAAGAAGAAAAAACACCATGGGCGTAATAAACTACCTGAACATCTACCAGTAAAAGAAGTTATCATTGAGCCAAAAGAAGATACAGAAGATTTGGTGAAAATTGGAGAAGAAGTTTCAGAAACCTTAGAATATACCCCAGCAAGCTTAATAAAAAGACGCACGATACGACCAAAATACGCCAATAAAAGTAAGGACAAAATAATCATAGGTGAGTTACCTACTCGTCCTATCCCAAAATCAATAGTTGAAGCTTCCTGTTAGCCTATATATTAACGGCTAAATTTGTTGACCATTTACCTTTATACAGACAAATTCGACGTTTCAAAAGAGAATTTGGTTGGGAAGTAGCTCAAAGCACAATGTGCGATTGGGTTGATAGCTGTTGTCAACTATTAGATCCGCTATACAATACCTTAAAACAAAAAATATTAGAATCCGATTACATACAAGCAGATGAATCCCCGATTAAAGTATTAGACAAAGACAAAAAAGGAAGCACCCACCAAGGTTACCAATGGGTATATCGCAACCCCTTGCAAGGTCTTGTATTATTCAATTATCACAAAGGACGTGGGCAACACGGTCCTAAAGAGATATTACTCAATTACCAAGGCTATTTGCAATGCGATGGCTACCAAGTATATGATAAAATTGGGCAACAACAAGGTATTACATTAGTAGGATGTTTGGCACATGCTCGAAGAAAATTCTTTGATGCAAAAGACAATGACTCAACTATAGTAAATAAAATTCTTGAACAAATTCAAAAAATATATCTCGAAGAAAGAGAAATAAAAAAAATAGCAAAAGAAGACTTAGCACTCAAGCAAAAGTTACGAGAAGAAAAAATAGCTCCAAAACTTGAGCAAATAAAAACTTGGATAGAAGCACAAAGCATAAAGGTATTACCTAAAAGTGCAGTAGGTAAAGCTATGAGTTATTACCTCAATCAATATCCAAAAATAAAAGCCATTACATTAGATCCGAGATTAGAGTTAGACAATAATCTAATTGAAAACGCCATACGTCCGCTTGCACTAGGAAGAAAAAATTATCTTTTTGCTGGATCACATAAGGGAGCTCAGAACATTGCTATAATGTACTCTTTATTTGCCAGTTGTAAAATCAATAATGTAAACCCACAAGAATGGTTGAAAGACGTACTTGAAAAAATACCAGATTATAATATTCAAAAACTTGAAGAATTACTCCCTAATAATTGGATACAAAATCATAAATAACATGTAGTTGCTCGTGGGGATACTTTATTATCTCCATAATATTTATATAATTCAGAAGTCGAGTAAAATGGTTTTATAAGCTGATATTCATCATTATTTAAATTTAGATTATTTAATTCTCTCTCACTAATCTGAAAAATTCCATCATTTACACTGAAGTCATCACCTAATTTATTTGCATTTTTTTGATTTAATTTGTCTTGAGGATAAACAATACCTTGTGCTATTTCATCAGAGGTCAAATAATCAATTTCATTTTCAAGTATTGAGTTAAGAACATTATCAATTTTAGGGTTGTTAAAAGTGATTAGACTATCATAATATAGGGTACTGTCAAAATCTAATGTATATTTTTCATCAACTCCTGTATCATTTTTAAAGTTTAAGAAATGTTCTAACTCTTTCTCCTTAATCGTATCGTCTTTGAGTAAAGAGTACTTCAAAGGATAAGTGCTATTAGGTATTTCTTTTTTTAGTAAATAGACCATTGTTTGTATACCAGCAGTTTTAAACACCTTGTAATTCCAAAAATCTGTGAATAGTTTTATTTTGGTCTCTTGGAGTATTTTATTTCTGAAAATAGAAGCTCCAGCACTTGTAATCCAATTGTTCTGGGCTATAAAGCACTCTACGCCATTTTCTTTTAATAAATCAATTCCTTTACAGGCAAAACCATACCAAATATCCATTTTACCTTGGTAATAAGGGGATTGTTCTCTAAAACCATTAAAAGCTGTTCTGTTTGTGTATTCCTTAATGTATGGAGGGTTGCCTATAATTATATCAAACCCCATAGCCGAATTTAAACCACGATAAAAAACGCATCGTTTTTATCGACTAAATTTGTTTACTATTAATGTAAACAATTACTTTAACCAACACCAGACTATGAATTACGCATACATAAGAGTCAGTACAGAACGGCAAACCGTAAAAAACCAACGCTTTGAGATTAAGAATTTTGCAGAATCAAGAGATATAGAAATCAATAAATGGATAGAGGAAAAAATTAGCTCTATTGAGCGACTTGAAGATAGAAAATTTGGAAAACTCCTCAATAAAATGCAAAAAGGAGACCAACTAATTGTTACCGAGTTGTCCAGAATGGGTAGAAACTTAATGCAAATAATGAAAATTTTACACGATTGTATGGAAAAGGACATTAAGGTTTATACTATAAAAGAGCATTATGAGTTAGGGAATAATATCAATTCAAAAGTATTGGCATTTGCATTTGGTTTATCAGCAGAAATAGAACGAAACCTCATTTCCCAACGTACAAAAGAAGCACTCGCTAGAAAAAAAGCAGAAGGTGTAATTCTAGGTCGCCCTAAAGGAAGTAAATCTTCAAAAACTAAATTAACCGGAAAAGAAAAGCAAATAAAAAAGTTGCTAGATAAAAAAGTATCTTATAGTGCTATTGGGAGAATCTTAAACGTACACAGATTAACGGTATCTAAATTTGTAAAAGAGCATCAGTTGGAAACTAAAGAGTTACTGTAACGATGTTACCAATCACGTACCAAAAAGACTCACTTTTTAAGTCTTATTGTTACATAAAAGGTAGAGATTTGTTATTAGAAGCAGGTATTTTTAAAATAAATAAACTACCTTTACCATTCGTGTAACAATAGACCCCTATTTTTAGGGTTTATTGCGACATAAAAGGTAATGTTAAGATATGGCAAAAAGTACGTATATATCAGAAAATTTAAATGAAGACCAAATAGCTCTATTGAAGTATTTAGAAGATAATGAAATACTATACTTCAACTTAAAAGACTTGACTACTCAACTTTCTGTAAATCTAACCGATAATGTAAATGAGTTAGTAGAAAACCTATACCAAAAAGAGTTGTTAGTGCGTATTGAAAGAGGGGTATACGCTAAACCTAACTACAACAATGTGAATGTATTGGCAACCTTTATAAGCCAAAACAGTAGTATTGCCTACTGGTCGGCTTTATACCATCACGGGCTAACAGAGCGTTTTCCTAATACGGTATTTGTAAAAACCACCCAACGCAAACGAGAAACACAAATATTAGGTTCTACCATAAAATTTGTAAGTGTAAAAGCAACAAAAAATATAGGTATTATACAAGAAGGCTATGGAGACGATAGTTTTTCCATAACAGATGTAGAAATGACTTTAGTAGATTGTTTTGACCAACCTCGTTATGCAGGTGATTTCGCAGACCTTATAAAAGCCTTTGCTAATGCAAAAATAACCAACAATAAACTAATAGAATACACCAAAACCTATAACAATATTGCCTTGACAAAGCGATTAGGATATCTGGCTTCCTTGTTTCATAAAGAAAAGCTACAAAGTTTTATCAATTATGCCAAAACACAGGTGAATAAACGATATAGTTTAATAGATGCCGGAGGTATAGAAGAAGGCGAGTTTGTAAGCGAATGGAAATTACGCTTAAATAGTAGTAAAGAAAGCTTATTACAAATGGCACAAACCGAATATTAAATGATTTTACAAAAAGAAATAATTGAAAAAGTTCAAGAATGGAAAGTGCCACCGGATACAGTAGATAAAGATTATGTATTAGGACATTTTTTATCGGTCTTTGTAGACCATTACAAAGACGATGTAGTCTTTAAAGGTGGAACTTGCCTACGCAAATGCTATATCAAAAACTACCGATTTTCAGAAGACTTGGATTTTACAGCATTGAATAAAAATTTTGTATTAGACCAAAAAACAGTACAAAGCATAGCTAAAACCACAGAAGAAAGAACAGGGATTCAATTTAGTGTAGATAAAGTAAAACCTTTACTATTCAAAGATGATCCCAAAGGCTACCAAGTGTACATAAAATATTGGGGAGCTAATCACTCTAAAAACCAACGCCCGTTACCGTCCAATCGATGGCATACCAAAATAAAGCTTGAAATAAGTACTGATGAGGTATTGTTATTGGATACAGAAACAAAGGCTATTATGCATCCGTATTCTGATGAGCTAACGGGCGAAAAACAAAGCAATTGTTATAGCATTAATGAGGTAGTAGCAGAAAAATTACGAGCATTAAAACAGCGGTCTTATACAGCTCCAAGAGACTTTTACGATTTATATCATTTAACAGAAAAGTTTACCAAAAAAGACTGGGAAACGATTATTCCTATTTTCCTTAAAAAAATGGAGCATAAAAATCTGGAGTATCAATCCCCCGAGGATTTAATAGACGAATCTAAACTCCTCAATGTAAAACGAGCGTGGAAAACTAGTGTAGCACATCAAATTACAGAAGGACATCAACCCGAAGCAGATGAAATCATTGAAACAGTAGCAGAAAGAATCAAACAGTATTTAAGTTAATAATGATATATCTATATTAGAAAATATAGTTGACTAATTCCACACAGCCCAAAACCCAGATTTTTTTTAAAACGAATTTATAATTTTACTATAAGAGTTTTCAAAAAAAGCCCCTGTCTTTTGGGCTGTTCCGCTTACCACCACACTTGTGTTTTTTGGTTGCCAACCCGCACACAGCACATTGCTTATTTTATTTAAGGGTATATTTTAAAAAGTGGTATAATAAAAAAGCAAAGAGCTGTTGCCAACGCACACACCAAAAACCACCCCAAGCTATGTTTACATAATGCGCTGTTATAATAGCAGACGCTACACCCACCGCATCACCAAAGCTGTAGTTATAACGCCATTATGTAAAATAGCCGCTTTTCCCACGCTCACACCCGAACTTTCAATAAAAATCCGAACTATATTTAAACAATAGCCATTTGAAATTTTAGATTAAAATGAAGCATATTCGTTATCTCATTCAAGTCGCACAAAACCATCGTTAAGTCCAAGTATTCCTTACCTCAAGTCTTTGTTTGTTTCATATCATTAACAAATATAAAAGACCACTTTTCCCCGCCACCCAAGTCAGCGGTTTTAAAAAAATAGGTTCATAAAATGTAGTAATACGCCATAGCATATTGCTTTTTCTCGTACCTCAAAAAAACAAAAAGCTATTGCCTAAAAGTCCTGTATAAGTAGCTTGTTTAAATGCTGTTTTATCAAACAACTATTTAAAACGCTACCCATACAACCGCTTCATCCAATGCTCAAATTGGTGATAACCTATTTTTTTAAGAGTTTATGCCCCAAAAAGTGGAAATCAATTACCTAAAAAGAAAACAAGATGATTACAAAAACAATTCAAATCACAGAGGTTACAATAGATGAATTAGCAGATGCGGTAGCAGATAAACTAATGTTTAAAATTGAAAACTACCTTAAAGAATTATCTAAAAAACAAAATGATGAAATCCTAACAAGACAAGAAGTAGCCGATTATTTAAGGATAAGTTTAGTAACAATACATTCCTGGAATAAACACGGCATTTTAAATCCAATTCGTATGGGCAACAGAATTTTTTACAAAAAACAAGACATATTAGATGTTTTAGAACAACAAAAAATAAATAAAAAAAGGTAGCAAATATATGTGGCTACCACAGCCAACGCGCAAGGCTATAAAGGTCACGCCCTACGGGTTTTGAATAAAACTTTTTTCAAAAGCATTTTTCACAATCATTAAACAATTAATCTCAAAAAACTTTTATCCAAAAACCTTGACAGCCTTATCCACGCCACAAGAGCATTAGGCTTTCTTTTTTTATTGTTTTTCTTTTAAAAAATTAATGGTGCGAAGCGTAGCGAAGCAATTTTAAATTGGATAGCTATGTCAACTTTTGAACTAAAAACACACCAAATCGGAAGAATCTACTCGCAACCTCATTTTTTTATCCTGAACAAAGGGCAAAACAGCGGAAAGCCTTTAATAAATCCTTGTCCTAATTGTTT
This genomic window from Flavobacterium sp. CS20 contains:
- a CDS encoding Eco57I restriction-modification methylase domain-containing protein; amino-acid sequence: MENILSQVFTSDYNRASFEENILKPIFLKSVKDFVLYDADGEQEVELTDTEKRTAKKVVKYGEFKTHDDRKIELYEVTVEDFRQVKIARVGLGALVKKLIIGNNAVFATFKYENTVEKHWRFSFIAYDSFFEDGQVQTKETNPKRYTYVFGDKEETYRTAIDRFQELDSKFQIKVKDIQEAFAVEAMSKEFFDEYRETHYAKFVKYLLSEEFQKKGSKYELIKVQNPSPFLASVFDGNKKDARDFCKKLLGQIVFLYFIQKKGWLGATNINYKEGNGDKNFIQNFYKQAGENDNFYPLWLSKLFYDTLNQKRNNDNFTMPDGSIVKIPYLNGGLFEKESEKFDHLVFPSELFTDLFEFFNRFNFTIYENSPEEHTVAVDPEMLDHIFENLLEDNKDKGAFYTPKEIVQYMTQESLIEYLVTHLGDGTKQGVSQFVKQKDKEALTNVQLNEINNLLDKVKICDPAIGSGAFPMGLLQEIFALKERIAFDLGFKVWSPATVKENIIQNSIYGVDIEKGAVDIAQLRFWLSLIVDEEEPKPLPNLAYKIVVGNSLVGKFEDEIIEIDWSTDDTKEGLFAQELINEKTELLNKISEKQKDFFTADANEKSTLKKEIRDLKLDILSKQLALMIETKGYQKQAGKKLTKKETEKWLETEGWKRTQQKIKELKQNNKPFNHFDWRLDFPEILNPMLQKNGGLNSAMGFDIVIGNPPYVKEFIFRNKIR
- a CDS encoding TaqI-like C-terminal specificity domain-containing protein — its product is MKYMDILKLLWIKGVYPIIILGNAKKDSTNTSFVEYYLNHFSDLKYGVFKKVKQMPNYKSLVDSGVKISSGATGFQAQQLKKNVIEERLLGSIPFTVSGNVDRYKFNNEDVQFMKRRYSEAYVTKTPDLAESKWSFWNKPKIVIAGMTKVVEAVYTTKPLGLGVGVYGIYDFGEFEPYALTAILNSRYLSYYFRNKFKDKHLAGGYLAINKSTIESFPIVEVNFDKQSILTKLSRYLHWIIGVEKQKSYGKNKVSEIERLIEGIIDAIIYELYLPELSQKHNCTIIEHLGELPKFTESMSNTQKEEIITTVFYRLNNKHHQLYKSLNKLKEIDEIAIIEGLKD
- a CDS encoding TaqI-like C-terminal specificity domain-containing protein; the protein is MHNKNKEWIIYTKSDIKNNIDSYPNIKHHLDKYSDIITSDNKPYGLHRARNEEFFKGEKIISLRKNHQPCFTYTDFDCYVTQTFYSIKPHTFNLKYLTALLNSKLIAFWLRYKGKMQGNNYQIDKEPLVNIPIINTPEKTVNLLSNMVAEILDKKSKNEDTLHLEQEIDNIIYRLYNLTYDNVKIIDDKFPLSQQEYESIAI
- the tnpB gene encoding IS66 family insertion sequence element accessory protein TnpB (TnpB, as the term is used for proteins encoded by IS66 family insertion elements, is considered an accessory protein, since TnpC, encoded by a neighboring gene, is a DDE family transposase.), with product MLTLHDTLKFELYLEPTDMRKSFDSLSGIVKTELKANPTSGTAYLFVNKLRNKIKILQWRTGGFILYYKRLEKGTFTLPDYEKSVRSIILDYAQLVLLFDGITIGNLTQKEQQKAV
- a CDS encoding IS66 family transposase zinc-finger binding domain-containing protein; its protein translation is MTYQELLKKNEENSIFIKNLKAKNASLQAQLDQLVKLINGFKSERFVSNEVSNEQFNLFSDTNQEIEASEEEPSQTITYNRKKKKHHGRNKLPEHLPVKEVIIEPKEDTEDLVKIGEEVSETLEYTPASLIKRRTIRPKYANKSKDKIIIGELPTRPIPKSIVEASC
- a CDS encoding IS66 family transposase → MRRFKREFGWEVAQSTMCDWVDSCCQLLDPLYNTLKQKILESDYIQADESPIKVLDKDKKGSTHQGYQWVYRNPLQGLVLFNYHKGRGQHGPKEILLNYQGYLQCDGYQVYDKIGQQQGITLVGCLAHARRKFFDAKDNDSTIVNKILEQIQKIYLEEREIKKIAKEDLALKQKLREEKIAPKLEQIKTWIEAQSIKVLPKSAVGKAMSYYLNQYPKIKAITLDPRLELDNNLIENAIRPLALGRKNYLFAGSHKGAQNIAIMYSLFASCKINNVNPQEWLKDVLEKIPDYNIQKLEELLPNNWIQNHK
- a CDS encoding Eco57I restriction-modification methylase domain-containing protein: MGFDIIIGNPPYIKEYTNRTAFNGFREQSPYYQGKMDIWYGFACKGIDLLKENGVECFIAQNNWITSAGASIFRNKILQETKIKLFTDFWNYKVFKTAGIQTMVYLLKKEIPNSTYPLKYSLLKDDTIKEKELEHFLNFKNDTGVDEKYTLDFDSTLYYDSLITFNNPKIDNVLNSILENEIDYLTSDEIAQGIVYPQDKLNQKNANKLGDDFSVNDGIFQISERELNNLNLNNDEYQLIKPFYSTSELYKYYGDNKVSPRATTCYL
- a CDS encoding master DNA invertase Mpi family serine-type recombinase, whose translation is MNYAYIRVSTERQTVKNQRFEIKNFAESRDIEINKWIEEKISSIERLEDRKFGKLLNKMQKGDQLIVTELSRMGRNLMQIMKILHDCMEKDIKVYTIKEHYELGNNINSKVLAFAFGLSAEIERNLISQRTKEALARKKAEGVILGRPKGSKSSKTKLTGKEKQIKKLLDKKVSYSAIGRILNVHRLTVSKFVKEHQLETKELL
- a CDS encoding type IV toxin-antitoxin system AbiEi family antitoxin, with the translated sequence MAKSTYISENLNEDQIALLKYLEDNEILYFNLKDLTTQLSVNLTDNVNELVENLYQKELLVRIERGVYAKPNYNNVNVLATFISQNSSIAYWSALYHHGLTERFPNTVFVKTTQRKRETQILGSTIKFVSVKATKNIGIIQEGYGDDSFSITDVEMTLVDCFDQPRYAGDFADLIKAFANAKITNNKLIEYTKTYNNIALTKRLGYLASLFHKEKLQSFINYAKTQVNKRYSLIDAGGIEEGEFVSEWKLRLNSSKESLLQMAQTEY
- a CDS encoding nucleotidyl transferase AbiEii/AbiGii toxin family protein, whose amino-acid sequence is MILQKEIIEKVQEWKVPPDTVDKDYVLGHFLSVFVDHYKDDVVFKGGTCLRKCYIKNYRFSEDLDFTALNKNFVLDQKTVQSIAKTTEERTGIQFSVDKVKPLLFKDDPKGYQVYIKYWGANHSKNQRPLPSNRWHTKIKLEISTDEVLLLDTETKAIMHPYSDELTGEKQSNCYSINEVVAEKLRALKQRSYTAPRDFYDLYHLTEKFTKKDWETIIPIFLKKMEHKNLEYQSPEDLIDESKLLNVKRAWKTSVAHQITEGHQPEADEIIETVAERIKQYLS
- a CDS encoding helix-turn-helix domain-containing protein, whose translation is MITKTIQITEVTIDELADAVADKLMFKIENYLKELSKKQNDEILTRQEVADYLRISLVTIHSWNKHGILNPIRMGNRIFYKKQDILDVLEQQKINKKR